Proteins from a genomic interval of Asticcacaulis sp. AND118:
- a CDS encoding M61 family metallopeptidase — translation MKKGMMVSAAALATVLFAAPVSAQVSAPLPPPLPASAQVDYPGTLKVYVDATDTEQRVMRVRQVVPVDKAGPFTLIMPRWLPGKHAPRPQADKIANVRFSAGGQNLKWQRDPVEVTAFHIDVPAGAKEVVAEFDFLSPMTTTAGRVVVTDVMANLQWENLSMYPAGYAVTRVPVELTLKLPEGWAYAAALDVASKNADGTVTFKPLPYEHFIDSPMFAGRFSKSFDLSIDTKVPVRMHVFADKPGDLATTDEQIAIHKKMVAQAVKVFKSQHYDHYDFLVHLSEEMGDIGLEHHRSSENGHDSNYFTDWKTAYVGRDLLAHEFTHSWDGKFRRGADLYNPDFHTPMRNSLLWVYEGQTQFWGYVLSARSGLYTPEQAKQAIALIAAQYDNFSGSQWRPLVDTTNDPILSARQPKNWLSQQRNEDYYNVGLLIWLDADTLIREKTNNKKSLDDFAGLFFGVKDGSWTPETYEFKDVVAALNSVYAYDWDTFLKTRVNETSQGTFLDGLERGGYRLTYSDTPTDWFKAREKKLKTTDLSYSLGLSLNATGEISSVFWDSPAFKAGLGQGMSVIAVNGAAYEAEGIKTAITDAAKADGKPVELLIKRGKTYKTVTLDYKGGLRYPRLDRIDGKKAYLDDILAEKK, via the coding sequence ATGAAAAAAGGCATGATGGTCAGCGCAGCCGCACTGGCGACGGTTCTGTTTGCGGCTCCGGTTTCGGCTCAGGTCTCTGCACCCTTGCCCCCGCCGCTGCCGGCTTCGGCGCAGGTCGACTATCCCGGCACGCTGAAGGTCTATGTCGACGCCACCGATACCGAGCAACGCGTCATGCGCGTGCGTCAGGTCGTGCCGGTGGACAAGGCGGGGCCCTTCACCCTGATCATGCCGCGCTGGCTGCCCGGCAAGCATGCGCCGCGCCCGCAGGCCGACAAGATCGCCAATGTACGCTTTTCCGCCGGCGGTCAGAATCTGAAGTGGCAGCGCGATCCCGTTGAAGTTACGGCCTTTCATATCGACGTGCCTGCCGGCGCGAAGGAAGTCGTGGCAGAGTTCGACTTCCTGAGCCCCATGACCACCACGGCGGGGCGCGTCGTCGTCACCGATGTGATGGCCAACCTGCAGTGGGAAAATCTGTCCATGTATCCGGCAGGCTATGCCGTGACGCGCGTGCCGGTCGAACTGACGCTGAAACTGCCGGAAGGCTGGGCCTATGCGGCGGCGCTGGACGTCGCGTCGAAAAATGCTGACGGCACCGTGACCTTCAAGCCGCTGCCCTATGAGCACTTCATCGATTCGCCGATGTTCGCCGGCAGGTTCAGCAAGAGCTTCGACCTCAGCATCGATACGAAGGTGCCGGTGCGCATGCACGTCTTTGCCGACAAGCCGGGCGATCTGGCGACCACGGACGAGCAGATCGCCATCCACAAGAAGATGGTGGCGCAGGCGGTGAAGGTCTTCAAATCGCAGCATTACGACCACTACGACTTTCTGGTCCATCTGTCGGAAGAGATGGGAGATATCGGGCTTGAGCATCATCGCTCGTCTGAGAACGGGCACGATTCCAACTATTTTACCGACTGGAAGACGGCCTATGTCGGGCGTGACCTGCTGGCGCACGAATTCACCCATTCGTGGGACGGCAAGTTCCGCCGCGGCGCCGATCTCTATAATCCCGACTTCCACACTCCCATGCGCAACAGCCTGCTGTGGGTCTATGAAGGCCAGACGCAGTTCTGGGGTTACGTCCTGTCGGCGCGTTCGGGATTGTACACGCCGGAGCAGGCGAAGCAAGCCATCGCGCTCATCGCCGCCCAGTACGACAACTTCTCCGGTTCGCAGTGGCGGCCGCTGGTCGACACCACCAACGACCCGATCCTTTCGGCGCGTCAGCCCAAGAACTGGCTGAGCCAGCAGCGCAACGAAGACTATTACAATGTCGGCCTGCTCATCTGGCTCGACGCCGACACCCTGATCCGCGAAAAGACCAACAACAAGAAGTCTCTGGACGATTTCGCGGGGCTGTTCTTCGGCGTCAAGGACGGTTCGTGGACGCCGGAAACCTATGAGTTCAAGGACGTGGTGGCCGCGCTCAACAGCGTCTACGCCTATGACTGGGACACGTTCCTCAAGACCCGCGTCAACGAGACGTCTCAGGGCACCTTCCTCGACGGTCTGGAGCGCGGCGGCTACAGGCTGACCTATAGCGACACGCCGACCGACTGGTTCAAGGCGCGCGAGAAGAAGCTGAAGACCACGGACCTGAGCTATTCTCTGGGACTATCGCTAAACGCCACCGGTGAGATCAGCAGCGTCTTCTGGGACAGTCCGGCCTTCAAGGCGGGACTGGGGCAGGGCATGAGCGTGATTGCCGTCAACGGCGCCGCCTATGAGGCCGAGGGCATCAAGACCGCCATCACCGACGCTGCCAAGGCCGATGGCAAGCCGGTCGAACTGCTGATCAAGCGCGGCAAGACCTATAAGACGGTGACCCTCGACTATAAGGGCGGCCTGCGCTATCCGCGCCTCGACAGGATCGACGGCAAGAAGGCCTATCTGGACGATATTCTGGCCGAAAAGAAGTAG
- a CDS encoding OsmC family protein, whose amino-acid sequence MSDRITARVEETHISEFSVAIEVSGHRLSGDEPVAKGGLNLAPSPYDYLTTALGECTAMTVRWYAKQKGWPLVHVAVELTYEKVAGHESGKADIFRKSVTLTGDQLTEEQRQRLLDVAAKCPVHKTLSGGAFIETLPAG is encoded by the coding sequence ATGAGCGACCGTATTACCGCACGGGTCGAAGAGACCCATATTTCCGAATTCAGCGTTGCCATCGAGGTCAGTGGTCATCGCCTGAGCGGAGACGAACCCGTCGCGAAGGGCGGGCTGAACCTCGCCCCTTCGCCCTACGACTATCTGACGACGGCGTTGGGCGAATGTACGGCGATGACGGTACGGTGGTACGCCAAACAGAAGGGCTGGCCACTGGTGCATGTGGCGGTCGAACTGACGTACGAAAAGGTCGCCGGGCACGAGTCGGGCAAGGCCGACATCTTTCGTAAATCGGTGACGCTGACCGGCGATCAACTGACCGAAGAACAGCGCCAAAGACTGCTCGATGTCGCCGCCAAATGCCCGGTGCACAAGACGCTGAGCGGCGGGGCGTTTATCGAGACCCTGCCCGCCGGTTAG
- a CDS encoding pirin family protein: MSDAIALLIPPREKDLGGFTVKRILPFAKHRMVGPWIFFDHMGPAMFEPDKGTNVRPHPHINLATVTYLFEGHIHHRDSLGSDEVISPGAINLMVAGKGIVHSEREPLEGIDTTRNLHGLQLWHALPEADEEIDAAFFHYDAEEIPALEVEGVPVRVMMGAAYGVTSPVKTYAETLYLEARLQAGQTLVLPDHVEERGLYVVSGSVTVNGAPVEAFHMAILTPGATVSVSTDSQAQLALVGGEPFTERHIYWNFVSSRKERIEQAKADWREGRFPKVPGDEIEFIPLPVE; this comes from the coding sequence ATGTCCGACGCCATCGCACTTCTCATTCCGCCGCGCGAAAAGGATCTCGGCGGCTTCACCGTCAAGCGCATCCTGCCGTTTGCCAAACACCGCATGGTCGGGCCGTGGATATTCTTCGACCATATGGGACCGGCGATGTTCGAACCGGACAAGGGCACCAATGTCCGCCCGCATCCGCACATCAATCTGGCCACCGTTACCTATCTGTTCGAAGGCCATATCCACCATCGCGACTCGCTGGGCTCGGACGAGGTCATCTCGCCGGGCGCCATCAATCTGATGGTGGCGGGCAAGGGTATCGTCCATTCCGAGCGCGAGCCGCTGGAAGGGATAGATACGACGCGCAACCTGCACGGCCTGCAACTGTGGCACGCCCTGCCGGAAGCCGATGAAGAGATCGATGCGGCCTTCTTCCACTACGATGCCGAGGAAATTCCGGCGCTTGAGGTCGAGGGCGTGCCGGTGCGCGTGATGATGGGCGCGGCTTACGGCGTCACCTCGCCGGTCAAGACCTATGCCGAAACGCTCTATCTCGAAGCCCGTTTGCAGGCCGGTCAGACGCTGGTTCTGCCGGACCATGTCGAAGAACGCGGGCTTTACGTCGTTTCGGGCAGCGTCACGGTCAACGGCGCGCCGGTTGAGGCCTTCCATATGGCTATTCTTACGCCCGGTGCGACGGTCAGCGTGTCGACGGACAGCCAGGCGCAACTGGCCCTGGTCGGTGGGGAGCCCTTCACCGAACGTCATATCTACTGGAACTTCGTCTCGTCGCGCAAAGAGCGCATCGAGCAGGCCAAGGCCGACTGGCGCGAAGGACGTTTCCCCAAGGTGCCGGGCGACGAAATCGAATTCATCCCGTTGCCGGTGGAATGA
- a CDS encoding MEKHLA domain-containing protein — translation MPPHLDPAVQAYNRLMANSFRRFTGQDMAGNAGTLTDSELADALFQAPQAIVSHGTEADPVFRYANAQALALWEMEWKAFTRLPSRHSAEGDSGIQSDRNDLLRAALAQGHVDHYTGIRVSASGRRFHIEDTVLWNVVDEAGIRYGQAAFIRRWTFL, via the coding sequence ATGCCGCCTCACCTCGATCCTGCCGTTCAGGCCTATAATCGTCTGATGGCCAATAGCTTCCGGCGTTTTACCGGGCAGGACATGGCCGGCAATGCCGGCACCCTGACCGATTCCGAACTGGCTGACGCCCTGTTTCAGGCGCCGCAGGCCATCGTCTCGCACGGGACCGAGGCCGATCCGGTTTTCCGCTACGCCAATGCGCAGGCGCTCGCTTTATGGGAGATGGAGTGGAAGGCCTTTACCCGCCTGCCCTCGCGCCATTCCGCCGAGGGCGACAGCGGCATCCAGTCCGATCGCAATGACCTGCTCAGGGCGGCACTGGCGCAGGGACACGTCGATCATTACACCGGCATACGCGTCTCAGCCTCAGGGCGACGCTTTCATATAGAAGACACCGTCTTGTGGAACGTCGTCGATGAAGCCGGCATCCGTTACGGTCAGGCCGCCTTTATCCGCCGCTGGACCTTCCTGTAA
- a CDS encoding rhodanese-related sulfurtransferase — MSQPAYVIAAFYHFFDFPDFAAQQTPLLERLKGLGIKGSLLITSEGVNSTLAGTREAIDSFLHYLQTELIGEPIVWKESYADTQPFGKVRVRLKKETISLGEPVNLGKRGHYVEPKDWNDLIRRNDVVILDTRNDYEVNLGTFKGAIDPKIPTFKFLPEWTRQNAGQFKGKTIATFCTGGIRCEKYTAWMMDNGFDDVYHLKGGILQYFEDVPAEESLWDGECFVFDERIAVDHSLKPSETATLCLYCDHALTEADQKSPLYEKGVSCPHCHGDPKYQHDREPAAGRTKF; from the coding sequence ATGTCCCAGCCCGCTTACGTCATCGCCGCCTTCTACCATTTCTTCGATTTCCCCGATTTCGCAGCGCAGCAGACGCCGCTGCTCGAACGGCTGAAAGGGCTTGGCATCAAGGGCTCGCTGCTGATCACCTCCGAAGGAGTCAACTCGACTCTGGCCGGCACGCGCGAGGCCATCGACAGCTTTCTGCATTACCTCCAGACCGAACTGATAGGCGAACCGATCGTGTGGAAGGAGTCCTATGCCGACACCCAGCCCTTCGGTAAGGTGCGGGTGCGGCTCAAGAAAGAGACGATTTCGCTGGGTGAGCCCGTCAATCTCGGCAAGCGCGGCCACTATGTCGAACCGAAGGACTGGAACGACCTGATCCGCCGCAACGACGTGGTCATTCTCGACACGCGCAACGATTACGAGGTCAATCTCGGCACGTTCAAAGGCGCGATCGATCCGAAAATCCCGACCTTCAAATTCCTGCCTGAATGGACGCGCCAGAACGCCGGACAGTTCAAAGGCAAGACAATCGCCACCTTCTGCACCGGCGGCATCCGCTGCGAGAAGTACACCGCCTGGATGATGGATAACGGTTTCGATGACGTCTATCACCTCAAGGGCGGCATTCTGCAGTATTTCGAGGACGTGCCCGCCGAAGAGTCGCTGTGGGACGGTGAATGCTTCGTCTTCGATGAGCGCATCGCCGTCGACCACAGCCTCAAGCCGTCGGAGACCGCGACCCTCTGTCTCTATTGCGACCACGCCCTGACCGAGGCCGATCAGAAGAGCCCGCTTTATGAAAAGGGCGTGTCCTGCCCGCACTGCCACGGCGATCCGAAATACCAGCACGACCGCGAGCCGGCGGCCGGACGTACCAAATTCTGA
- the sppA gene encoding signal peptide peptidase SppA: MKQFFITVGAVFAAFVLFFVGVPFLLITMIAAASKPTTPSAITLVVDLREGLTDQTRPDPFAFLTGRPLSTMDIVTSLYHAADDGKVKSVLIRLPEGGLMPAAAQEIRTAVRYVRSKNKPVYAHSQGLYPSTMVLASYTVGTAATEFWMQPRSSFQVTGISTEEVFLKRAFDKYGINPQFQQRYEYKNAVNPYLQSDFTPAHREATLSWMGSVYDSLISDAATDRKDAKLDAAKLKTVLEAGPYSAEQAKELGLITHLGQVQEIEEAAKAKGGTDTQLMDIQSYAATVTSSGSQTIAVINGEGPIMTGKGQGGGFGSEAQMLSDDVAQAFYDAVDNDKVKAIVFRVSSPGGSDTASEQISRALAYAKKSGKPVVVSMGDYAASGGYWVSAGANAIVANPTTLTGSIGVYGGKMAIGEAASRFGVDFRQIGVGSDFAGAYSAGQPFSEKQTAAISNWMDSIYNAFITHVAEGRKLAPERVREIAKGRVWTGAQAKQLGLVDDTGGFYAAVAKAKQLAKIGDDVKVKLVSYPNNKSPFAMFGKGVEASAKGFEALSFLGWASSDPRAQMIMKEARDARLREQGASVLAPEPYAP, encoded by the coding sequence ATGAAACAGTTCTTCATTACGGTTGGCGCCGTATTCGCAGCCTTCGTGCTGTTCTTCGTCGGCGTGCCCTTCCTGCTGATCACCATGATCGCCGCCGCGTCCAAGCCGACGACCCCTTCGGCCATCACGCTGGTGGTCGATCTGCGCGAAGGCCTGACCGATCAGACGCGGCCCGATCCGTTCGCTTTCCTCACCGGCCGCCCTCTGTCGACCATGGACATCGTCACCTCGCTCTATCACGCGGCGGACGACGGCAAAGTGAAATCGGTGCTGATCCGCCTGCCCGAAGGCGGGCTGATGCCGGCCGCAGCGCAGGAAATCCGCACCGCCGTGCGCTATGTCCGCAGCAAGAACAAGCCCGTCTACGCCCATTCGCAGGGCCTCTATCCCTCGACCATGGTGCTGGCCTCCTACACGGTGGGTACGGCGGCGACCGAATTCTGGATGCAGCCGCGGTCGTCCTTCCAGGTCACGGGCATCTCGACCGAAGAAGTCTTCCTCAAGCGGGCCTTCGACAAGTACGGCATCAATCCGCAGTTCCAGCAGCGCTATGAATACAAGAACGCCGTCAACCCCTACCTGCAAAGCGACTTCACCCCGGCGCACCGCGAAGCCACCCTGTCGTGGATGGGCTCGGTCTACGACTCGCTGATCAGCGACGCCGCCACCGACCGCAAGGACGCGAAGCTGGACGCCGCCAAGCTCAAGACCGTGCTCGAAGCTGGTCCCTACAGCGCCGAACAGGCCAAGGAACTGGGCCTGATCACCCATCTCGGTCAGGTGCAGGAAATCGAGGAAGCCGCCAAGGCCAAGGGCGGCACCGATACGCAACTGATGGACATTCAGTCCTACGCCGCCACCGTCACCTCTTCGGGCAGCCAGACCATCGCAGTCATCAATGGCGAAGGTCCGATCATGACCGGCAAGGGTCAGGGCGGCGGCTTCGGCAGCGAAGCCCAGATGCTCTCCGACGATGTGGCTCAGGCCTTCTACGACGCGGTGGACAACGACAAGGTCAAGGCCATCGTCTTCCGCGTGTCTTCACCCGGCGGTTCGGATACCGCTTCGGAACAGATTTCGCGCGCCCTCGCCTACGCCAAGAAGTCCGGCAAGCCGGTCGTCGTCTCCATGGGCGACTACGCCGCTTCGGGCGGTTACTGGGTCTCGGCGGGCGCCAACGCCATCGTCGCCAATCCGACCACCCTCACCGGCTCGATCGGTGTCTATGGCGGCAAGATGGCCATCGGTGAGGCGGCATCGCGCTTCGGCGTCGACTTCCGCCAGATCGGCGTGGGATCGGACTTCGCCGGCGCCTATTCGGCCGGTCAGCCGTTCAGCGAAAAGCAGACCGCGGCCATCTCCAACTGGATGGACAGCATCTATAACGCCTTCATCACCCATGTCGCCGAGGGCCGCAAGCTGGCTCCGGAGCGCGTGCGTGAGATCGCCAAGGGCCGTGTCTGGACCGGCGCTCAGGCCAAGCAACTGGGCCTCGTCGATGACACCGGCGGCTTCTACGCCGCCGTGGCCAAGGCCAAGCAACTGGCCAAGATTGGCGACGACGTGAAGGTCAAGCTGGTCAGCTATCCCAACAACAAGTCGCCCTTCGCCATGTTCGGCAAGGGTGTCGAGGCCAGCGCCAAGGGCTTCGAGGCCCTGTCCTTCCTCGGCTGGGCTTCGAGCGACCCGCGCGCCCAGATGATCATGAAGGAAGCCCGTGACGCCCGACTGCGCGAACAAGGCGCCAGCGTCCTGGCCCCGGAGCCCTACGCACCGTAA
- the clpA gene encoding ATP-dependent Clp protease ATP-binding subunit ClpA produces MPSFSSALEETLHRAVGHANTHHHEYATLEHLLLALVDDVDAAGVMTACNVDLTKLRTALTAYIETDLKSLVVPHSEEAKPTAGFQRVIQRAVIHVQSSGRDEVTGANVLVAIFSERESHAAFFLQEQEMTRYDAVNYIAHGIAKKPGASEPRPVRGSSEDSPSSEEKSGKAASTDALAAYCVDLNEKSRHGKVDPLIGRSAEVERAIQILCRRTKNNPLLVGDPGVGKTAIAEGLAKKIVEGEVPEVLSGATIYSLDMGTLLAGTRYRGDFEERVKQVVKELEAHPNAILFIDEIHTVIGAGATSGGAMDASNLLKPALASGALRCMGSTTYKEYRQHFEKDRALVRRFQKIDVTEPTLDDTVKILKGLKPYYETFHNLKYTDAAIKVAVELSARYITDRKLPDKAIDVIDEAGALQVILPEGKRKKVIGPKEIETVIAKIARIPSKSVSKTDTEALRDLTNDLQRVVFGQDEAIEQLSAAMKLARAGLRDANKPIGSYLFSGPTGVGKTEVAKQLSQTLGIELLRFDMSEYMERHTVSRLIGAPPGYVGHDQGGLLTDAVDQTPHAIVLLDEIEKAHPDIYNILLQVMDNGTLTDAVGKKVDFRNVVLIMTTNAGASDNQKNSIGFGREKVSGEDEVAIKRLFTPEFRNRLDAIVTFRQLKPEVIGQVVQKFILQLEMQLADRHITIELSADAEKWLAENGYDELYGARPLARVIQENIKKPLADEILFGKLVRGGHILVKLADGKIAFDITPAKDKNASRAEAVD; encoded by the coding sequence ATGCCATCGTTTTCCAGCGCTCTCGAAGAAACCCTGCATCGCGCGGTGGGTCATGCGAACACCCACCATCACGAGTACGCAACCCTGGAGCACCTCCTGCTGGCCCTTGTCGACGATGTCGACGCCGCAGGCGTCATGACGGCATGTAATGTCGATCTGACCAAGCTCAGGACCGCATTGACGGCCTATATCGAAACCGACCTCAAATCGCTGGTCGTGCCGCATTCCGAAGAAGCCAAGCCCACCGCCGGGTTCCAGCGCGTCATCCAGCGCGCGGTGATCCACGTGCAGTCGTCGGGCCGTGACGAGGTCACCGGCGCCAATGTGCTGGTCGCCATCTTCTCCGAACGCGAATCGCACGCCGCCTTCTTCCTGCAGGAGCAGGAGATGACGCGCTACGACGCGGTCAACTATATCGCCCACGGCATCGCCAAGAAGCCCGGCGCGTCCGAACCGCGCCCGGTGCGCGGTTCAAGCGAAGACAGCCCGTCGTCCGAGGAAAAGTCGGGCAAGGCGGCGTCGACCGACGCGCTGGCGGCCTATTGTGTGGACCTCAATGAAAAGTCGCGCCACGGCAAGGTCGATCCGCTGATCGGGCGTTCGGCAGAGGTCGAACGCGCCATTCAGATCCTGTGCCGCCGCACCAAGAACAACCCGCTGCTGGTCGGCGATCCGGGCGTCGGCAAGACGGCCATCGCCGAAGGCCTCGCCAAGAAGATCGTCGAAGGCGAAGTGCCTGAGGTTTTGTCCGGCGCGACCATCTATTCGCTCGATATGGGCACGCTGCTGGCCGGCACCCGCTACCGCGGCGATTTCGAAGAGCGCGTCAAACAGGTCGTCAAGGAACTGGAAGCCCATCCCAACGCCATCCTGTTCATCGACGAAATCCACACGGTCATCGGTGCGGGCGCGACGTCGGGCGGGGCCATGGACGCCTCCAACCTGCTGAAGCCGGCCCTGGCCTCGGGCGCGCTGCGCTGCATGGGTTCGACCACCTATAAGGAATACCGTCAGCACTTCGAGAAGGACCGGGCGCTTGTCCGTCGCTTCCAGAAGATCGATGTGACCGAGCCGACGCTCGACGACACGGTGAAGATCCTCAAGGGCCTCAAGCCCTACTATGAGACCTTCCATAATCTGAAGTACACCGACGCCGCCATCAAGGTGGCGGTGGAACTGTCGGCGCGCTATATCACCGACCGCAAGCTGCCGGACAAGGCGATCGATGTGATCGACGAAGCCGGTGCGCTGCAGGTGATCCTGCCGGAAGGCAAGCGCAAGAAGGTCATCGGGCCGAAGGAGATCGAGACGGTCATCGCCAAGATCGCCCGAATCCCGTCGAAGTCGGTGTCCAAGACCGACACCGAGGCGCTGCGCGACCTGACCAACGACCTGCAACGCGTGGTCTTCGGTCAGGACGAGGCTATCGAGCAGCTTTCGGCGGCCATGAAACTGGCCCGTGCGGGTCTGCGCGACGCCAACAAGCCGATCGGCTCCTACCTGTTCTCCGGTCCGACCGGCGTGGGCAAGACCGAAGTGGCCAAGCAGTTGTCGCAAACCCTCGGCATCGAGCTGCTGCGTTTCGACATGTCGGAATATATGGAGCGTCACACCGTGTCTCGACTGATCGGCGCGCCTCCGGGCTATGTCGGCCACGATCAGGGCGGCCTTCTGACCGACGCCGTCGATCAGACGCCGCACGCCATCGTCCTGCTCGACGAAATCGAGAAGGCGCATCCGGATATCTACAACATCCTGCTTCAGGTGATGGATAACGGGACGCTGACCGATGCGGTGGGCAAGAAAGTCGATTTCCGCAATGTGGTGCTGATCATGACCACCAATGCCGGCGCTTCCGACAACCAGAAGAACTCGATCGGTTTCGGCCGCGAGAAGGTGTCGGGCGAGGACGAGGTGGCCATCAAGCGCCTGTTCACGCCGGAATTCCGCAACCGCCTCGATGCCATCGTCACCTTCCGTCAGCTCAAGCCGGAGGTCATCGGGCAGGTCGTGCAGAAGTTCATCCTTCAGCTCGAAATGCAACTGGCCGATCGTCACATCACGATCGAACTGTCTGCCGATGCCGAAAAGTGGCTGGCCGAAAACGGCTATGACGAACTCTATGGCGCGCGTCCGCTGGCCCGCGTCATTCAGGAGAACATCAAGAAGCCGCTGGCCGACGAGATCCTGTTCGGCAAGCTGGTGCGCGGCGGGCATATCCTGGTCAAGCTGGCCGATGGCAAGATCGCCTTCGACATCACGCCGGCCAAGGACAAGAACGCCTCGCGTGCCGAGGCGGTGGATTAG